DNA from Desulfotomaculum sp.:
ACAAAATTGGGCAAATCGATGCCGATTGAAGTACCCTGAAACATCAATACGTTTATCGTCATATTTTCCTTGATAAACTTAACTGCCTCACCCAGTTCCTCTTTGCTCAATGAAATCTGTTCAAAAGTCTCCATGTCCATAAAAAAATAATTATTATCGTCATTGTACAGATACTGAGCCGAGCGCCTTTCCACGTGTGCACGCGGTATTTTTTCCCCCGCGTTAAAAGTTCTTTCAACAGTCGATCCGGTGCGCAGGTTCTTGATCTTGCAACGAACAAAAGCTGCTCCCTTTCCGGGCTTTACATGCTGAAAGTCAATCACCTGATAAACGTCGCCGTCAATATTGATCGTCAGGCCTGTCCGAAAATCATTGGTGGAAATCAAGGTTTTCGCCTCCTTTCACTTCTGCTGCAAAATACCTGTTTGTTCTAAGAATTTTATAAGATTATTATAATGCCATCAGGTGATCCCTCGGCGCATTGGTAAGCAGCCGCGCTCCTTTTTCCTCAACCAGGACCATATCTTCAATACGCACCCCGCCCCAGCCGGGAAGATAAATCCCCGGTTCAACAGTTATTACCATGCCCGCCTGAAGTATAGTCCCGTCTTTTGCTGAAATCACAGGGTTTTCATGTACGATCAGCCCTACACCGTGCCCTGTGCTGTGACGAAAATTTTCGCCGAAATGATATTTTTCAATAATGCTGCGGGTTGCCTGATCAACATCGGAAGCCTTCACTCCCTGCCTGATTGAATTAACACCCGCATCATGGGCCTCAAGAACGGTTTGGTAAATACGTTCCTGCATTTCCGTGGGAGCACCCAGGCAAACAGTTCTGGTAATATCTGAACAATAATCATTGAACTCGCATCCAAAATCCATTGTTACAAGATCACCGGCTTGCAATTGTTTGTTCGAGGCCACTCCATGAGGCATTGCCCCGCGTACCCCGGAGGCAACTATTATATCAAAGGAGCTCTTTTTTGCACCCCCTTTGCGCATAAAATACTCCATTTCCAGAGATATTTCAATCTCTGTGCAGCCTGGTTTAAGATAATTAAGAATATGTGTAAAAGCCTCATCGGCCAGTCTGGCGGAATCAATAATCTGCGTGATCTCATCCTGGCCTTTGATCATCCTTAAATCTTCAACCATACCGGCGGCGGGGACTAAGACACCGTCAGGGATCTTTTCGCTTAACTCGAGGAACTGCTTATGTGTCAGAAAATCCTCTTCGTAACCAAGACGCGATATTTTCCAGTCCTGCAAACAAGTTTTTATCAGATCAAAAGTGGAAGTTTTTATTTCAATAACTTGCCACTGCCTGCACTCCTGCCGCGCCTGTTCTATGTAGCGGAAATCGGTCAGCAGAAAAAGCTGTTCCCGGGTAACCACCAGGGAGCCGGCGGTTCCGGAAAAGCCGCTCAGGTATTTCCGGTTTTCTGGCTTCGTTACAAGCAGGCCGTCAATTGCCTTCATGTGCAGCTTGTCTCTTAAAAGACCAGCTCTTCTTTTCATCTTTCCTCTTTCTTAACAAGGCTTACCGCAGCCCTTAAACCCAGCAGGTAGCTTTCCGCTCCGAATCCGCTGATCTGTCCTGCGGCTGCAGGGGAAATTACGGATTGACGGCGAAACTGTTCGCGGGCATAAATGTTAGACAGGTGAACCTCGACTACCGGAATTGATATTGCCGCTGCGGCGTCTGCCAAAGCGTAGCTGTAATGCGTAAAGGCGCCGGGGTTAAAAACTACTGCGTCTGTTTCGGGCGCGGCATTGTGAAGCCAGTTGATCAGCTCGCTTTCGGAATTTGACTGGCGGCATTCCAGTTCAACATTTAATTCAGCCGCCAGCCGCTGCAGGAGCGAGTTAATTGATTCCAGGGATAAAGACCCGTAAATCCCCGGTTCACGCTTTCCAAGCAGGTTAAGGTTTGGCCCGTGAAGGACTAGAATTCTCAAGAAAATAACTTCCCTTCCTCTAATGTCTAATGTCCGCTGACGATCATCCGGGCTATTCGCAATGTGGGTGAACCCTGACTGCCAAAAAAGATCAGGTCGCTGCCTATTCCATCAACCTGCTGAAGGACTTCCTGAATATTTCCGGCAATGGCAATTCCCCTGACAGGTTTGGTCAGCTGCCCGTTTTCAATTAAAATCCCGGCTGCTCCAACCGAAAAGTCGCCTGAAATAGGGTTCGCCGTATGCATACCGATAACTTCAGTTATATAAATACCGTTCCCGGTAGAATTAATCAGTTCATCCGGGGCATAAACGCCGGGCTGGATGTAGAAGTTTGTAGTTCCGACATCCGGTGCGCTTTTATATGAAGACCGCATGCAATTTCCGGTAGAGGCGCCGTTTTCTTTGGCGGCTGTATAAGTGTTGTGCAGATACCCTTTGAGAACTCCCCCTTCTATCAACGTCTTCCTGGACATCTGTACTCCTTCACCGTCAAAGGGAGCGGAAGCGATGCCGCCCGGCATAATTCCGTCGTCAATAATATTTAACGTCAGCGCTGCAACAGGCTGGTTAACCTTTCCAATGAAAAAGGAACGTCCTTTTTGGACCGCTTCGGCGGTAAGCGCAGGACCGAGCAAATCCAGAAATCCGGCTGCTACATAGGGATCAAACAATACGGCGGTTTCCCGTGTTGAAACTGGTTTTGCGCCCAACATCCGGACGGCGCGAAAAGCCGCCTCACGGCCGATTTTTTCTGCGTTGAGATCATCAAACCGCAGGCGGTAATCCATAGCAAAACCTGTTTGTTGATCTTCCCCTTCTCCGGCTACCAGGGAGAGGTTAACTCCGCAGTATGTCGCACGGTAAGAATTTTTTATTCCTTTGCTGTTGACGAGTATTACGCAGGCATCTATGTCCTGGTAGTTCGAACTTTCGATTATCTTTATCCGTGGATCAAAAGCACGCGCTGCCTCCTCCATCGCCTTGGCAAGGTCGATTTTTGTCTCGACAGGAGTTTTGATGACAGCAGAATCATACAGGTCCAGCTCGGGGTACAGGGGAGAAGGGGATGGAAATATCCGGTATGGATCAGCGGCCGTTTCACGGGCATTTGCTATTGCCTGATCAGCGATATTTTTCAGAGAAGCCTTTTCCAAATCGGAAGTATAGGCGAACCCGACCTTTCCATTTTTTACGACGCGCAGACCCAAGCCCTGATCCAGGGCTACTTTTATTGTCTCGGTTTTGCCCTCACGGACTTCGGCAGAAAATTCCTTGTTGTAACTAAGGTAAGCTTCGGCTTCGCCTGCTCCCGCCAGCTTGGCGTTATTACACGCAGATTCGGCCAAGTTTAATAATGCTTGCTCATCCAACACTACTTTTTCGCTCCTTTCCTCAAAGTAGTATTATTCAATAAAATCAGTCGTATTCCTTTTTTGGCCGGAGAAAACTGCGGTATTTTTCCAGTTGGATGTTTTTCCTCCTAATGAGTGTAAATATTGGTGGTCAAAGCAAAAATATTTCTAAGAGAAGCAGGCGATAATTCCTCAACTCGCGCCTCTATAACCGAGGAAGGATCAAGCATAGCAAGAATAGCCACACGCTCGCCGGAATCCTGTTTGGTATAAAAACCGAGAATACAAAACTGCATGTCGGAACCGAAAACCCTCCGTGTTACTATGTCACCGATCCTCATTTTATGAAAACCTCCCTGAATTTCTTTGCAGAAATTGTGTTTAAAAAGTCAGTCCTTCTAGATAAAAAATATGCTCCAATTAAAAATGTGTGTATCTTTGACAAGAATATCTTGCTGCATATTTAAGGAAGAAAATAAACAAAATAAAAAAGTCAGGTAGTTGATCTTCTAATGCAAGTTAAATTTCAAGTTTACGAGGAGAAAAGAATATGGATAATGAGGATATCAAACAAGTAATGTCAGAATGGGGAAGCTGGAAGAACTTTTTAGGCCAGGCAGTAGAGTTTGCCGATGAATTGGGGATTGGCAGGGAGCGTATTTTTTCTTTAGCCCAGCAGGCGGGAGATATACTTGCTGATAA
Protein-coding regions in this window:
- the efp gene encoding elongation factor P, with protein sequence MISTNDFRTGLTINIDGDVYQVIDFQHVKPGKGAAFVRCKIKNLRTGSTVERTFNAGEKIPRAHVERRSAQYLYNDDNNYFFMDMETFEQISLSKEELGEAVKFIKENMTINVLMFQGTSIGIDLPNFVELEVVETTPGIKGDTASGGSKPAVLETGYTVQVPFFINAGDILQIDTRTGQYLKRA
- a CDS encoding Xaa-Pro dipeptidase, yielding MKRRAGLLRDKLHMKAIDGLLVTKPENRKYLSGFSGTAGSLVVTREQLFLLTDFRYIEQARQECRQWQVIEIKTSTFDLIKTCLQDWKISRLGYEEDFLTHKQFLELSEKIPDGVLVPAAGMVEDLRMIKGQDEITQIIDSARLADEAFTHILNYLKPGCTEIEISLEMEYFMRKGGAKKSSFDIIVASGVRGAMPHGVASNKQLQAGDLVTMDFGCEFNDYCSDITRTVCLGAPTEMQERIYQTVLEAHDAGVNSIRQGVKASDVDQATRSIIEKYHFGENFRHSTGHGVGLIVHENPVISAKDGTILQAGMVITVEPGIYLPGWGGVRIEDMVLVEEKGARLLTNAPRDHLMAL
- the aroQ gene encoding type II 3-dehydroquinate dehydratase, whose protein sequence is MRILVLHGPNLNLLGKREPGIYGSLSLESINSLLQRLAAELNVELECRQSNSESELINWLHNAAPETDAVVFNPGAFTHYSYALADAAAAISIPVVEVHLSNIYAREQFRRQSVISPAAAGQISGFGAESYLLGLRAAVSLVKKEER
- a CDS encoding TldD/PmbA family protein translates to MDEQALLNLAESACNNAKLAGAGEAEAYLSYNKEFSAEVREGKTETIKVALDQGLGLRVVKNGKVGFAYTSDLEKASLKNIADQAIANARETAADPYRIFPSPSPLYPELDLYDSAVIKTPVETKIDLAKAMEEAARAFDPRIKIIESSNYQDIDACVILVNSKGIKNSYRATYCGVNLSLVAGEGEDQQTGFAMDYRLRFDDLNAEKIGREAAFRAVRMLGAKPVSTRETAVLFDPYVAAGFLDLLGPALTAEAVQKGRSFFIGKVNQPVAALTLNIIDDGIMPGGIASAPFDGEGVQMSRKTLIEGGVLKGYLHNTYTAAKENGASTGNCMRSSYKSAPDVGTTNFYIQPGVYAPDELINSTGNGIYITEVIGMHTANPISGDFSVGAAGILIENGQLTKPVRGIAIAGNIQEVLQQVDGIGSDLIFFGSQGSPTLRIARMIVSGH
- a CDS encoding DUF3243 domain-containing protein, giving the protein MDNEDIKQVMSEWGSWKNFLGQAVEFADELGIGRERIFSLAQQAGDILADNVDPSNPEQKTVKELWSVADKGEKQVLASLMVRLVSKK